One part of the Quercus lobata isolate SW786 chromosome 7, ValleyOak3.0 Primary Assembly, whole genome shotgun sequence genome encodes these proteins:
- the LOC115953914 gene encoding probable protein phosphatase 2C 23 translates to MGNNVGREYYCFAGEAGELSKRHNDDSLVQSEPLDEVMDFGHSFCYPKPEHQPRLSGVSVSSNSEEDYSSTTTTFPTISGASVSANTSTPLSTLPLDTWGSSIGVERAASFASTASFASTPLQPVPRCSTSETGSASSSGPGERGFKSGPMESFVSGPLNSDPIEKGHEKKVQQLNNGKVKSSKRFIFDFKEAISRMFRTKKLVKRGSVVGVKEPNLDKMNGNVSVTIGDVSGCGHVCTKYNDGHHEVSPDFMERENLQWAQGKAGEDRVQVVISEERGWLFVGIYDGFNGPDAPEFLITNLYSAVHNELEGLLWNKKVESTDAEGDQSQTRNSDKDNDIIGSDELDLDMDSNIKREQGNSRSKGRSGRVGSFDFELDDGEITELDRKLKKQSNPDGLAGGNHSEVLKALSEALRKTEDAYLERADEMVSNNPELALMGSCVLVMLMKGEDVYLMNVGDSRAVLAQEDELDRGPRKMHQDLKRMNEEILSNQYILGGVGFGKIINSISIQLTTDHSTDEEEEVQRIRNDHPDDASAVINDRVKGYLKVTRAFGAGFLKQPKWNDALLEMFRIDYIGTSPYITCCPSLYHYRLGPKDRFLILSSDGLYQYFTNEEAVAQVESFIASFPDGDPAQHLIEVVLFRAAKKAGIDFHELLDIPQGERRRYHDDVSVIVVSLEGRIWQYGVPLYK, encoded by the exons ATGGGAAACAATGTAGGAAGAGAGTATTACTGTTTCGCTGGTGAAGCAGGAGAGCTCTCAAAGCGCCACAACGACGACTCTCTAGTCCAGTCTGAGCCTCTGGACGAGGTGATGGACTTCGGTCATTCCTTTTGCTACCCAAAACCCGAACACCAACCAAGGCTCTCTGGCGTCTCGGTCTCCTCAAACTCAGAGGAAGACTATTCATCCACAACGACTACGTTTCCAACAATCTCAGGAGCTTCTGTGAGTGCCAACACGTCCACGCCTTTGTCAACTTTGCCCTTGGACACGTGGGGTTCCTCTATTGGTGTGGAGCGTGCCGCATCGTTTGCTAGTACCGCGTCATTCGCTTCCACACCTCTGCAACCAGTGCCTCGGTGCTCCACTAGTGAGACGGGTTCGGCTTCGAGTTCGGGTCCTGGAGAGAGAGGGTTCAAGTCGGGACCAATGGAAAGTTTCGTTTCTGGGCCTTTGAATTCGGATCCTATAGAGAAAGGACATGAAAAAAAGGTACAACAACTAAATAATGGTAAAGTGAAGTCTAGTAAACGTTTCATTTTTGATTTTAAGGAAGCAATATCCAGGATGTTTCGAACTAAGAAATTGGTTAAAAGAGGTAGTGTTGTTGGAGTTAAGGAACCGAATTTGGATAAGATGAATGGGAATGTGAGTGTGACTATTGGTGATGTGAGTGGTTGTGGACATGTGTGTACGAAATATAATGATGGTCATCATGAGGTTAGTCCAGATTTTATGGAAAGAGAGAATCTTCAATGGGCGCAAGGAAAGGCAGGGGAGGATCGAGTTCAGGTTGTGATTTCTGAGGAACGTGGTTGGCTCTTTGTGGGAATTTATGATGGGTTTAATGGTCCTGATGCACCTGAATTTTTGATTACTAATCTTTATTCTGCTGTGCATAATGAGCTTGAGGGGTTGCTTTGGAATAAGAAGGTTGAgtccacagatgcagaaggtgATCAATCCCAAACGAGGAATTCTGATAAGGATAATGACATTATAGGAAGCGACGAATTGGATTTAGATATGGATTCTAATATAAAGAGAGAGCAGGGGAATAGTCGTTCTAAAGGTAGGAGTGGAAGGGTGGGCAGCTTTGATTTTGAACTTGATGATGGGGAAATTACAGAGCTTGATAGGAAGTTAAAGAAACAGTCAAATCCAGATGGGTTAGCTGGAGGTAATCATTCAGAGGTGTTGAAGGCTCTCTCTGAGGCTTTAAGGAAGACAGAGGATGCTTATTTGGAGAGAGCAGATGAGATGGTGAGCAACAATCCTGAGTTAGCTCTGATGGGTTCATGTGTTCTGGTAATGTTGATGAAGGGTGAAGATGTTTACTTGATGAATGTGGGGGATAGTAGGGCTGTGTTAGCTCAGGAGGATGAACTTGATCGAGGGCCAAGGAAAATGCACCAGGACTTGAAACGGATGAATGAGGAAATTTTAAGCAATCAGTATATATTGGGTGGTGTCGGATTtgggaaaataataaattcaatttCCATTCAGCTCACTACGGATCACAGCACAGATGAGGAAGAG GAAGTTCAAAGAATCAGAAATGACCATCCTGATGATGCTTCTGCCGTTATAAATGATCGGGTGAAAGGTTATTTGAAGGTCACTCGGGCTTTTGGGGCTGGCTTTCTCAAACAG CCCAAGTGGAATGATGCACTCTTGGAGATGTTCAGAATCGACTATATTGGCACCTCCCCTTACATTACATGTTGCCCTTCACTCTACCATTATAGACTTGGTCCAAAGGACAGATTCTTGATACTATCCTCTGATGGACTTTACCAATACTTCACCAATGAAGAAGCTGTTGCTCAGGTTGAATCCTTCATTGCTTCATTTCCAGATGGAGATCCTGCACAACATCTCATTGAAGTAGTATTGTTTCGAGCAGCAAAGAAAGCTG GTATAGACTTCCATGAGTTGCTTGATATTCCACAAGGGGAACGACGTCGATACCATGACGATGTTTCTGTCATCGTTGTTTCATTAGAGGGACGAATATGGCAATATGGCGTTCCTTTGTATAAATAG